The following are encoded in a window of Magnolia sinica isolate HGM2019 chromosome 11, MsV1, whole genome shotgun sequence genomic DNA:
- the LOC131219252 gene encoding uncharacterized protein LOC131219252, translating into MATPARADILSLFRSLLRTARSFSDYNIREYAKRRTVDGFRLNRNLSDPSSISSAYSDGKSQLEVANRQAIVYSLYAPKAKSVMEITS; encoded by the coding sequence ATGGCGACTCCAGCGAGAGCAGATATCCTCTCTCTCTTCCGCTCTCTGCTGCGAACGGCTCGATCCTTCTCCGACTACAACATCAGGGAGTACGCCAAGCGCAGAACCGTCGACGGTTTCCGCCTAAACCGCAATCTCTCCGACCCTTCTTCAATCTCTTCGGCGTACTCCGACGGAAAGTCTCAGCTCGAGGTCGCAAACAGGCAGGCAATCGTCTATTCTCTCTACGCTCCCAAGGCGAAGAGCGTCATGGAAATCACAAGCTGA